The following coding sequences lie in one Flavobacterium sediminis genomic window:
- a CDS encoding GNAT family N-acetyltransferase codes for MEIKDNELLRQFEVKTDEGLLTIEYSLQERKIFLTKFCPNDCEDEKVHQEFIKTVLDLVEERNLRVVPTHAKLISFFRKNRRYQNMLPPGIKI; via the coding sequence ATGGAAATAAAAGATAACGAACTGTTAAGACAATTCGAAGTTAAAACTGACGAAGGCCTACTGACCATTGAATACTCACTTCAGGAAAGAAAGATTTTTTTAACCAAATTCTGCCCAAATGATTGTGAAGATGAAAAAGTACATCAAGAATTTATAAAAACTGTTTTAGACCTGGTAGAGGAGCGAAATTTACGAGTTGTTCCTACCCATGCTAAACTGATCAGTTTTTTCAGAAAGAACAGAAGATACCAGAATATGCTACCTCCGGGAATTAAAATATAA
- a CDS encoding sulfite exporter TauE/SafE family protein produces the protein MTLQIILFLICIGLLAGILSGLIGIGGGIIIVPLLLLLGFTQQEAQGTSLAALLPPVTLLAVLNYHKEGFVDWRYAVMISLFFIVGGFLGSKIAVGLNEKVLRKIFGVILLLIAGKMIFTK, from the coding sequence ATGACACTGCAAATAATACTCTTTTTAATATGTATAGGACTTTTAGCAGGGATACTGAGCGGATTAATAGGTATAGGAGGAGGGATTATAATAGTACCTCTGCTGCTGCTGTTGGGATTTACTCAGCAGGAAGCACAGGGAACCAGTCTGGCAGCGCTATTACCACCGGTAACACTTTTAGCGGTTCTGAATTATCATAAAGAAGGTTTTGTTGATTGGCGTTACGCCGTGATGATTTCTCTCTTTTTTATTGTAGGCGGATTTTTAGGTAGTAAAATTGCCGTTGGTTTAAATGAAAAAGTACTACGCAAAATATTCGGAGTGATACTTTTACTGATCGCCGGAAAGATGATATTCACAAAATAA
- the mtaB gene encoding tRNA (N(6)-L-threonylcarbamoyladenosine(37)-C(2))-methylthiotransferase MtaB, producing MENKNKVAFYTLGCKLNFSETSTIARNFQDEGFDRVDFDEVADIYVINTCSVTDNADKQFKQIVRKALKKNEKAFIAAVGCYAQLKPEELAAVDGVDLVLGATEKFKITDYINDLSKNDMGEVHSCEIEEADFYVGSYSIGDRTRAFLKVQDGCDYKCTYCTIPLARGISRSDTMENVLKNAAEISAKGIKEIVLTGVNIGDYGKGEFGNKKHEHTFLELVQNLDKVKGIERLRISSIEPNLLKNETIDFVANSRTFVPHFHIPLQSGSNDILKKMKRRYLRELYAERVAKIREVMPHACIGVDVIVGFPGETDEHFLETYHFLNDLDISYLHVFTYSERDNTEAVAMEGVVPMNVRSKRSKMLRGLSVKKRRAFYESQIGTARTVLFEGENKEGYIHGFTENYVKVKTPWNPELVNTLRPVNLSKIDEEGAVRIEFTDTLV from the coding sequence ATGGAAAATAAAAATAAAGTAGCATTCTACACTTTAGGGTGTAAATTAAATTTCTCAGAAACCTCTACAATTGCCAGAAATTTTCAAGACGAAGGCTTTGACCGCGTTGACTTTGATGAAGTAGCTGATATTTATGTGATAAACACTTGTTCGGTTACGGATAATGCCGATAAACAATTCAAACAAATAGTACGTAAAGCGCTAAAAAAGAATGAAAAAGCCTTTATAGCGGCTGTGGGATGTTATGCCCAGTTAAAACCGGAGGAACTAGCCGCAGTTGATGGTGTGGATTTAGTTCTGGGAGCAACTGAGAAATTCAAGATTACAGATTATATCAACGACCTGTCTAAAAACGATATGGGTGAAGTACATTCGTGCGAAATTGAAGAAGCTGATTTTTATGTAGGGAGCTATTCTATTGGTGATAGAACACGTGCGTTTTTAAAAGTGCAGGACGGTTGCGATTATAAATGCACCTATTGTACTATTCCTTTGGCGAGAGGTATTTCTCGTAGCGATACCATGGAAAATGTATTGAAAAATGCTGCTGAAATTTCTGCAAAAGGAATTAAAGAAATTGTATTGACCGGAGTAAATATCGGGGATTACGGAAAAGGAGAGTTTGGTAATAAAAAGCACGAACATACTTTTCTGGAATTGGTTCAGAATTTGGATAAAGTAAAAGGGATTGAACGTTTGCGTATTTCGTCTATTGAACCTAATTTGTTGAAAAATGAAACGATTGATTTTGTAGCAAACAGTCGAACTTTTGTGCCGCATTTTCATATTCCGTTGCAAAGCGGAAGTAACGACATTTTAAAGAAAATGAAACGTCGTTATTTACGGGAATTGTATGCAGAGCGAGTGGCGAAAATTCGTGAAGTGATGCCACATGCGTGTATCGGAGTAGATGTTATTGTCGGCTTTCCGGGTGAAACAGATGAACATTTCTTGGAAACCTATCATTTTTTAAACGATTTGGATATTTCTTATTTACACGTGTTTACTTATTCTGAGCGAGATAATACGGAAGCTGTTGCAATGGAAGGCGTGGTGCCTATGAACGTGCGTTCTAAAAGAAGCAAAATGCTTAGAGGGCTTTCGGTTAAAAAGCGTAGAGCTTTTTATGAAAGTCAGATCGGAACAGCGAGAACAGTATTGTTTGAAGGCGAAAATAAAGAAGGCTATATTCATGGATTCACAGAGAATTATGTAAAAGTAAAAACTCCTTGGAATCCGGAATTAGTAAATACACTTCGCCCGGTCAATTTGTCAAAAATTGACGAAGAAGGTGCTGTCAGAATTGAATTTACGGATACTTTAGTATAA
- a CDS encoding lytic transglycosylase domain-containing protein: MKKIGVILGVVLVASLFVYATATVVKESVYVDYPKQMNFADEVVPYKITDVQERLDREMVTNMNYHSNTTLVIKRANKVFPVIEPILKKNGVPDDFKYLAVIESSLVNAVSPAGARGVWQFMPATAKENGMEVNSYVDERYDLVKSTEAACAYLKEAYAKFGSWTLAAASYNGGMNGVSRRLEEQQVGDFYDLLLPEETSRYVFRILALKEIMQNSAKYGFAIPQEALYKEVPFKTIQVDSTINDLADFAKSQGINYKILKLHNPWLRDKSLPNKSGKMYELVIPTAGY, from the coding sequence ATGAAAAAGATCGGTGTAATTTTAGGAGTTGTTTTAGTGGCAAGTTTATTTGTTTATGCTACAGCCACCGTTGTGAAAGAATCTGTTTATGTAGACTATCCTAAGCAAATGAATTTTGCTGATGAAGTAGTTCCTTATAAAATAACGGATGTTCAGGAGCGCTTGGATCGTGAAATGGTAACCAATATGAATTATCATTCCAATACCACTTTGGTTATCAAAAGAGCCAATAAAGTTTTTCCGGTGATCGAACCTATTTTGAAAAAAAACGGAGTGCCGGATGATTTTAAATATTTAGCCGTAATCGAAAGTAGCTTGGTCAATGCGGTTTCTCCTGCCGGAGCAAGAGGAGTATGGCAATTTATGCCGGCAACGGCCAAAGAGAACGGGATGGAAGTGAATAGTTATGTAGACGAACGTTATGATCTGGTAAAATCTACCGAAGCTGCCTGTGCTTATTTAAAAGAGGCTTATGCTAAATTCGGAAGCTGGACATTGGCAGCAGCTTCTTATAACGGTGGAATGAATGGGGTTTCCAGAAGATTGGAGGAACAACAAGTTGGCGATTTTTACGATTTACTGCTGCCTGAAGAAACCTCTCGTTATGTTTTTCGTATTCTGGCATTAAAAGAGATCATGCAGAATTCAGCTAAATACGGATTTGCGATCCCTCAGGAAGCATTGTATAAAGAAGTACCGTTTAAGACCATTCAGGTTGATAGTACAATTAATGATCTGGCAGATTTTGCTAAGTCTCAGGGAATCAATTATAAAATCCTAAAATTACATAACCCTTGGCTTCGTGATAAAAGTTTACCGAATAAATCAGGGAAAATGTATGAGTTAGTTATTCCGACAGCCGGTTACTAA